Within Desulfobacterales bacterium, the genomic segment GAACGATATCGAAGAGGTTTCGTCGGACCTGAAAACCATATTCAGGCAATGGGATACTATGCCGCCCGGTCGGCAGCTCGCCATGATCGACATGCGCTATCAGCTCGGGGCAACTGGGTTCCGTGGGTTTAAAAAAATGCTCTCCGCGATATCGGCCGGCAACTGGCAGGATGCAGCGGCCCAAATCAAAGACAGCCGATATTATCGGCAGGTTCCCGCCCGGGCACGGCGCGTTATCCGCATGGTTGAAACCGGCGCTGTGGAGTCAATA encodes:
- a CDS encoding glycoside hydrolase family protein; translated protein: MLNQAIIVATLQQNEGFRGRPYRCSAGKLTIGYGRNIEEVGIKHSEALLMLMNDIEEVSSDLKTIFRQWDTMPPGRQLAMIDMRYQLGATGFRGFKKMLSAISAGNWQDAAAQIKDSRYYRQVPARARRVIRMVETGAVESI